DNA sequence from the Nicotiana tomentosiformis chromosome 3, ASM39032v3, whole genome shotgun sequence genome:
gtggaatcaaccccgactcttagttgggtttttattattgcatacgaccgtttcatatcttttttgaggtGTGCTTTGGACATGATCATAGACCAAGGGCGCGAGCTGAGCTGAACAGACTCGGTAATAGCGGCAAAATTCCTCCACCAAAGGGGGAAGATGAAATGAATAGCCAATGGTGAATGAGTAGGCAAAAAGAACACAGTACCCGACGGTGAGTGTACACTTCATCATCACCGACGGGTACGAGCTCCACTTGGTTAGGAAGGCCATACTTAGCCTTGAACTCCGTCAAATGCTCGGCCATTAGAGAGGATCGGAAAACCTCAGCCACCGCCTCCGGCTGCCGTTGCAAGTCTGATTTCGCGTCGAGTTGCGAGGAATAATTTCTTGTACTGAGGGAAGAACCTCTGTTTCAATGGCAGTGGTGGCGTCTCCTCCGAGAACGGAGGCCGAACAGCCTGTGGGGTAGCCGAAATCTCCTCATTCTTACCATACACTTCTCCACCACGAACATCAGAAGGCAAGTTAGACATGATTGTGAAGTTCGGGGAATTCAGGTAGGGAAAGAGTTGAGAAAATGGAAGACAACTTTAGGAATAATGAGCAGAGAAAGAGAGTctaagaagaagatgaagaaaacttTGGAAATAGGAGTATAGAAAGAATTCGAATTGCGGTGATCATCTCTACCTTTAAAGGAGGGACCTTAGGATTCGAAGCGACTTGTCATGATTACAGCCGCTGGCGAAATGGCAGAGCCAATCCACGAGCTACAAGTGTCCTGACGCGACGCATCGGGAACCGACGTCATTATGACGAATGTCGTCACGTCCCATACACGTTAGGTTCTCCCCAAAGGTCACCCGAGAAATTCAATATGACAATAGTTCGAAATATGCAGCCCCCGTAACACCAAGTCATCTGCCTCTGACAACGACCACGACCATTATTATCCACTTATCAAGCCCATCCCTGAGGATGACCTCgacaagcggagggactaactgtatgggcgAAAAACTTTATTTTATGCGTTTGACTCGGTCAACGACGATAAAGCCTTTGAAGGTTGTGACATGTCAACCTGGCCCCTAAAGGTCGTGGTCAGGTGAGGAAGATAAATGGTTGACACGGTCGAGATGGTTTAACAGAAGACGAGGACGAGAACGAGCATCCGCCTTCGGTACAAAGTGATGACTAGTTATAGGATTTAGATTCCCTAGAGAATATTCTAATAGATATTCCTTTTTGCTGTACTATCTAGGGTTTTGTGGCACATGTGctcttataaatagaaagagatgtAGACCAAATGGGGGATTGGACATTGTAAATAATATCATCAATATTTTCTATGCAAGATTCTCACTTTATTGAATAGAAACGAAGCTTATTTTACACTTCTTTTCTTTGACCCATCTCTCCCGATCCAAAAAGAATAGGAATATACACTTGCTTGTCATCATCCATCACTGTGAGAGAGCATATTGAAAGACTTCATCCTTGTCGGGTGATCTTTTTCTAATTTACTATCTAAAagccttttattattatttattgctaCCTTTTATATTTATTAGTCTTTATTGCTCCATCATTACTCCAAGATAGACTTATTTAATATTATACGGTAAATATACGCCCCGAAAGTGTTAGACCAATCATTGAATATTGATATTGACTATGATTAACCCTGTTTTTCTATAAATCTAATTGTATAAAAATCAagatttctttctatttttgtattgtattgttactttaaatactaTATTTGTTTtgataattatttaaattttattatatcgcATCATTaaattcgtcgttacgtaacgacgaaaagcaccactttatggaacgaccgatttggtgtggtcgcatcgttactttattttttttctcaTATTGCCTTttcatattattaaataatcatattttatcttttatcctacctttttatataataattgtaTCTCGTAccttattttcttttaataatttggTCCGATCTTATACGTAGATCGAGAGCAAGACACTCTTTCTCTTGACAATAGAAACTAGCATGCCCCAAAAAAGGGGTAAAAGGATACGCATTCATCCTTAAACCAGAAAAAAACATGACACGTTTGACGTTTCTATGCGTATTTCCTTTTATACCCATTAAATTAAATGAATAACTCGAATTAAACAACTTCCAGTTAAATCCAGAAGATATACATCATGTCATGTcgtataaaaacaaaaaaaaaaaataatagacCCAAAATATCAACGCGTTAATAGGGGAGTGTTAGTATTCGAAGTTCCTTGGCTTACCCACAAGCCATCTAAGTCCAAACTTGCGAACCAACTCAACGTATTGGAGAATGGCCGAAATTTCCTTTCCTTATGTCCACTTCCAAATCTTTCCAACTTTACTTGGGAAAGGATTTCCTTTTCTTTAATCCACCCACCCTATATATACTCCTACTTCTGCAGCTTCTTTTCTTCGTATCCAAGTTTACAACACTTGTTTCATAAACGAAACCAACAAAGCAATACTTTCAGTTTCTTGTCTTTTTAACTCCATTTGTTTTCCAAGTTAGAAGCAataaaaacaccaaaaatgatGATGTCTATATTCAGTTCCTTTGATGCTCTCTCTGCTGAAGTTTTTGGACAAAAGGTGACCTCTTTTGGGGCACCTAGTACCGAGAACAAACAACAGCAAAAAGGGGTTGGACCTCTTGGATCAGATCAGAAGACTGGTGGTGTTTCTCCGCCGTCTACTTCCTCAACCGGTGGTCTGAAGAAGGACGGAGAGGCATCGCCGCCGTCATCTTCGTGCAAACAGCAGCTGAAGAGGCAGAGGTTTGCGCTGGAATTGGATGGTGTCCACTGTTTCGAGACTATCATTCCctattgatttttttaaaaactaaaattctaaGTTTGAAATTCATTATTCTTGTCTAATCATGATCATGGTCATGTACTCTCCTGTAAATTCAGGAGTTTGATATACAATTCATATTTTCactttttacctttttatttgtAAGATGAAATTGAGGGAAGATTATATTGTATTCCGGAAAGTTTATTATGACTGGATTTTTCATGTGCCAGATTTCTTGCAACTTAATTGTCTATGTAGATTGTTAGGTGAGAGTGCATATAAGTACTAGTACTTCGATCCCTTCTTTGCAAAACTccaaaatatttataatttttttttatatttaaaaataatttaatttttttattttattattagtaACGAGATAACTTATAATTACATAAATATTTAGAtcataaatttcaaaaatttatttcacCTTCTTAACTGTTTGACCAGTAAAAACCATCATATGAGCTAAACTGATGAGCATGAATAACGAGTGAATTGAAGGGAAAATAATGAGCCATTAGTAACGTAATCTAAATAAATCATGACAAGTTAGACTCCCGGATTCACCTAAATGAGCTTAATAAAAAGAAACATTTAAAAGCAAATTTCGAATAAAACCTCGTTGAAGCTTACCACGATTGGAACTTTTGGCAAGCTAAATTAGAGTTTATGCCAAATACATAGACACGCACCGGGGCACCCATTTTCACATGGACACGTAAAGTTTGGCTCTTTCCTATCAGGCACGCAAACATCCTTCCATGTGCGCCAAATAAACACAGACCTCATATCCGGTCTTAAAATTCAGGAGCGTGTATGTAAACGCGGCCGATGTGTAATATGTAGCTAATAAAAATCCTTCACGTATCTAAGTAGTCCACATAAGTTGTGTTTGCCTCAAAATAGATTTACTCACTTCATTTTACCCTAAATCAAACCCGTTTATCAATCCATCTCCCCTCTATACGTTTTTCCACTACCCATCTCCTCGTCGTCTTCCACCGTAAAACCCCAAAAATTATAGGTCGATTATTGTTCAATTTCAATTTTCTTCCATCCTTACAAGTGTATTTCGTTGTTTAACCGACTATTAAGCGAGGTATTTGTTGAGGGGTCGGTTGCATGTATACAATCTAGAAGCCCATGTTAATGAGCTACTAATTTCAGTAACGGAAAAGGGCCACAACTGCCCCTGAAGTATTGAAATTGGTACAAAATTGCCCTTCGTCTACCTATTTGAATAAAAATGCCCCTACCGTTATTTTTTGGCTCAACATTACCCTTATTACTaataaaaaattcataaaaaaaagaaaatttaattaatatccaCGTGTCACCGTCCCATTGGCCTAACATAAACCCCAACCCATAATCCGCCCAGATATTGATCCGCCCCAATTTTAAAacataactctctctctctctctctctctctctctctctctctctctctctcttcgctATTTCATTTTAGTGAGCATTTACTTACGAGTGTATGTCTACTATTATTCATAAGGCAAACTCAAAATTGAGTTCTCTATTAGCATTATTTTTATGGAAGATGAAAGGAATTGGCATATTCTTCTTAATGCAAAAAGTTTAGATTCTTTTTGTTTATGCAATGGGTGTTCtttattatataatttttctttatttaaaatTTGTGGGGGGTTTCTTCGCTATTTTTTGTCGTTCCTCCGTGAAAATTTGAGGatgtttttttttcaattttttttattgtttatgtgatgtgtatttctatttttttttatttcactaTTTATTCAATTAATATGTAAGCTTTTCTACTCCGTGTTATGGGTATTGTGCAATTATCACATTTCATACACACTGGGTTCATATGATGTACTAATAATAGTTAACAATATTTTTAGATAATTTTTTCACTagtatttattttcttattttgattaTTATCATGGATTCAATTTTCTCGATTAGATTACTATGTTAAGTCTAGTAAAAAAAGGATTTTCTACTCATAATTTGTAAATGAGATAGGCTACTGTGTACGTTGCTATTTCCGGCGGATCCGCCGGTGAATTCCGCCCAAGTAGCAACAaggcagagagagagagagagagagagagttgtgTTTTAAAATCGGAGCGGGTCAATATTCGAACGGGTTAAGGGTAAGTTTAGTTATATTTTAGTTGACGTTTTAAGTTAGGCCAATGAAACGGTGACATGTGGAtactaattaatttttttttctccaGAATTTTTTGTTAGTAATAAGTGTAATGTTGAGCCAAAAAAATAACGGTAGGAGTATTTTTATTCAAATAGGTGGACGGAGGGCATTTTTGTACCAATTTCGATACTTCAAGGGCAGTTTTGGCCCTTTTCCATTTCAGGAATAATCAAGGTTTTTAAGTACAGGTAAGCTTGTATATTGTTTATATTTATGATTATTATAGTTATAATggtcattttgaaatttttcctaaaaagtTAGGGTTTTTTTTGTCCGATTAAGAGAATTTGAGTTGGGCtttttgtcttttattttttttttgcagtGTAAAATCTTTGTCATGTCCGAGGACTTTATTCAAGCCCGATTTCACCATGGTGGTACTTTTACCAATGAATCCAAGCCCAAATACATAGGTAAAAGAGACGCGGGAATCTACGGTATTGAAAAAGATCACTTTTCCTTTGTTGAATTACAATTTTATTCTAAAGATCTTGGATATAATACTGTTGTTGGTTTCTATGTTTTGAACCAAGAGACAAAAGACTTTGTTTTGTTGGAAAATGACACTCAGCTTTATAATATTTTCTCTCATCTTAAACCTTTGCAGTATTTGGACTTATTTATTGAGCATGTTGTTAATGGCCATGTTGTAGTGGAAGGGGTGGTACCATGTGGTCCTACTAGTGGGGGAGATGTTAAAGACAACCTTTCAGTTATTAGGTCTAGAGCAGCACATGTTGGGTCAAACAATATAAATACAAAAGTACATGCTGAAGATAACCTAAGTGTGGTTGAAGAGGCACCAATAATAGAGGACTTGGCACTAGAAGATGTAGTTTTTGAAGACTTGGATGGGATTGAAGACACAACCAATCTTGATCTTCTATCAGAACTGGATAGCAATGAGTCTGAATTGGATGTCGTACCTGATGTAGATGATAGCGAGGTTGATGAAGAGCTAAGagaactaagaaatgaaagaaggaGTAAAAAACAGCTGAAAAAGAATAGAAAAAAAACCACTGCAACACATAAAGTACCAATAGGAGAAGTTGGGTTAGATAAAGGATTTGAAGACATTAGAATAAATAATAGAGACAAATATGCAGGGAACTTAGGTGGGGATGAGGACTATCTTGGTAGTTCAGACCTTGAAAGTGATGATTCTGAGGATGAGTCAGATGTTGAAGCTGAAAGGGGTGTTGATTTACCAGCTATAAAGAGAAGCAAAAAGGATAGACATGATCCTAAATGTGAAGTTACTATTTTTGAACTTGGGATGGTGTTTGAAAATGCTATAGAGTTTAGGAAGGCAGTGACCAATTATGCTATTGAGTACAAGGTGCAGCTGAAATTAAAATCAAATGAGAGCCACAGAGTACTTGTGAAGTGCAGAACTGGCAGATGCAAAAGGACACTGTATGCAGGCAAAGAAAGAGATTCTGGTGACTTCATTGTGAAGAGGTACCATCCATAACACAAATGCAATAAGTACACCAAGAATAGGTTGTGCACATCTAAATATATTGCTCACAAATTTAGAAAAAAAATCATATCCACACCTGGTATAAAACTGTGAGAGTTACAAGATCATATCAGAGACAAGATTAGTTTGTATGTTAGAAGAACTGTTGGTTATAGGGCTAAGTGTAGGGTAATACAAGAGTTCATGGGGGACTGGAAGATGGGATTTGTAGGGTTGTGTGATTATGCTGATATTATCAAGGAGACTAATCCTGGGAGCACTTACTGGATCAGAACAGATACAAATACTGTACCTGAAAAGAatttatttgtatatttttttacaTCTGTTTTGATGCTTTGAAGAAGGGTTGGTTAGAAGGATGTAGGAAGATTATTGGATTTGATGAGTACTTTTTAAAAGGAGCATGCAAAGGTGAATTATTGGTGGCAATTGGAAAGAATAAAAATCAATAGATGTTTCCCATAACATGGGTTGTGGTGGACCAAGAGACCAAGCATTCTTGGACATGGTTCATCAACTTGCTGAAATCAGATTTGGATATGGGAGATGGAATTGGCTTAACACTGATGTCATACATGCAAAAGGTGATGTATTTCTATTTTCAAATTGTTGTTTTACTTCATTTATTCCAACTTTATTCATTTTTAGGTCTGTTTTTACTTGTTATTGCAGTAAATTGTACCCAAACAATTATAGAGTTACTACCATTTGCTGAACACAGAATGTATGCAAGACATATTTGGTCTAACTGGGCTCAAAACTGGAGAGGTGAAGAAAGAAGAAACCAATTCTGAAGATGTGCCAAATCAACATATGAGGTAAAGTTCAGGGAAGAGTTACATGCTTTGAGTTTACTTGGTGGTCCTAAAATGTGTGAAGACTTATTGAAGTATAATAAAGAATATTGGTACAAGGCTTACTTTagtaagttttctaaatgtgataTTGTTAAGAACAATATGTATGAAATTTTTAACTCTTGGATAGTTGGACCTAGACATAAGTCAATTATAACAATGTTGGAGGAAATCAGACACAAAATAATGAATAGAAATAATGACATGAGGAATTTTGCTGAGACTTGGATAAGTGACATTTCACCAATGGCAATGATGATTTTAGAGGAGAACAAGGAACTGTCTAGGAGATGTAAAGTAAGATTTAATGGACATGATGGTTTTGAGATTGAAGAATGTGATAAGAAATTTATTGTTAATATTGTGGCAAAGATTTGCACTCGTAGATCCTGGATGTTGAAGGGAATACCGTGTCAACATATTGtttgttcatactatcacttagaACAAGAGCCAGAACAACATGTTAAATTTTGGTATAGAAAAGAAACACTCCTAAAGGCTTACAAGTATTTTCTTCAACCCATGCCCAATATGAAGATGTGGCCAGAATCTAACAATCCAGTTATTGAGCCTCCAGAGCCAAAACCAATGCCAGGTAGACCAAAAAGATGTAGGAGAAAGGCAAAGTATGAGCCCAAAAAGGTAAAGTATAGCAAACTATCCAAGAAAGGGGTGAAGATGACATGTTCAAAATATCATCAAGTATGACACAACAAGAGAGCCTGCAAAACAGAGGTAATATGTTGTTCAATTAAGTTTAATAGTGATTTATAATTTAATACTTAATCATTTATTTGGTGTTAACATTGCAGCACGTTATGGGGCAGCCAAGTCAGCCAAGACAGCCTGCTCAATCTTCAATTTGTGATGATACAACTACCGTCACCAGATGTAATCAAACACAATCAACTGGTGTAGGCAGGGGAAGGGGAAGAGGGAGAGGTATTGGCTTAAGAAAGAGAGCATTCCAAATAGCTGCTTCTAGAGGAAGATGATATGAAACCAGTCAAGAAGGCACATCTTCTAACATTAGACAAAATAGGCCAAGACCTGTAGGATTTGGTATATATACAAACACTGTGAGTGGAGCAACTGTTCTGAATGTACGCAACAATTATTTCAAGCAAGTGTTATTTTATATTTCGTATTAACTGTGACTAATATGTGATATTTTTCAGCTTGGTAATCCATTTGAAAGAGTGATATCACATGGGAGACCTCTGAAGAATTCAACTGAAACCAATATAGATATTGAATTTAAGCCGTCTGGTCTAAAATGAAAAGGAAGACAAGCAATAACAACTAACCAACTCTAGCGGATGAGTGAATCAAGGAATAAAAAGACCTCCAGTCAAGAAGGCACATCCTAATTTTTTCTGTCAAGCCAAAGGAGTGGAACCAAGCAATTTCATTATTTAATATGGTTTAGGTGCTTATTTAGTTAAGTATTTGGACATGTAGTAATGACTTCTTGAAAAAAAAACTTTATTTTGGTATGGCCTTTTTGTATTGTATTGGTGGCTACATGATTAGCCTTTGGTTTAGTTCTTATATTGGCTTCAAGGACAGCCTGTGCTTTAACTCTTATATTTTGGTCTTGTATTGGCATCATGAATAACTTATTTTGTAGCTCTTTATGAGTTTggtcttatatatatataagtcttTATTTGGCCAATATTATACGATGTTACTGTCAACCTTCATACGCTTGTATTTTGGTCTTGTGTTGGCATCGTTTATCAATACCATTTATACAAATCTTGCAgaagtcaaatatagtataagcCATGTAAAGTACACCCCAAAATACCATTATCATTGATTGAATACATAGTCCAAATTTGGGTACACTTTATGTCCCAATTACAACTAGTGATATCGGATACAATGTATCGCATCTAATACGATCAAACAGTAATGCCATTCCAAACCCACAACATAAATATCATAACTAACACCAAGCAACATTTTTTCCACCTTTTAGCATTAAGTTCAGTTGCATCATTCTTTTTTACGTTCTTCAATAACTCCCACATCACCCTTGTAGCTTGATCTAGAAATTGAGGTTCATACCACATAAAAAATTTGCATCCATCTTTCTCATGCAAAAAACATACCAAAAAAAGATACAATTTGTAAAATCAACAAATAATGAAGAACAATTCAACAGCGACGATAAATTCATGTGATTACTTCGTCGATTCTGCAGCGATAAAATCGGCGACCTGGGTTTCTCTCTGACCGTGATGTTTTAAATAGAGCATTGATCCCACAGTGACAAATAATATTCATTGTCCTTTGAGAAATCGAACCAGACGAATCTACTGGCAATTACATTGAGTcactaaagaaaaaagaaagaaagaaatagaagaaaatccaCTGCCAATAAagagaaaaggaagaaagaaacAGAAGAAAACTATTTACTTATTCGAGTCTTCAGTTACTGGTATGAAACAAGAGAAAGATATTGAGAAATTTCAGCTTGAATCTTTTATCTCCTTTGTTAGAGACGACCTAGGGTTTTTTGGGGGAAAAAATACGGTAGATTTTCGGGTTTGGGGAAGGGATTATAAAGAATTCGCTTGCTGGAGTGTTGACAACTTGATATGTAAGGAtcaaatttcaaagatttttatttcaaatttttatagcataataatacttcaaattaatctaACAAAAGTAAAACATTAAGCTTAAATAAgtctaataattttaaaataatacaaattaTCTCAAAtaaacttaaatacaaatttctgGAGGACACTCAAGACAACTCTTCATATGCCTCTTTAAATAGCCTGTGCCTTCCCACGTTCGACGAATATTTAAGACTCGACCACAGTTCTTGTACTTTACTTTGTgaacttctttatttttttctacCACCTCAAAGTGTACCCAAACATATGAGCGCACTCTAGAAGCACGGGGCATAATTTAACTTGAATTGAGAATTTGGGTTTGAGAattgagagatgagtgaagaaataaagaagagtggtgtatttatagtttttcaaagggctaaattagtaaataataaaaatattatttttgaaaaataatgcCAAAAAGGACTATTCTTGCAAATTAGTTGTTGGGCAACAGTCAAAATGGCAGctgaccgttgccaacggtcaactttataaaaaaaattgaattagCCGTTTAACCGGTCTGGTTAACCGATTCCCAAATTACTTGACCTTAACGGGTCGTCCTGGTCCGGTTAACCGGTACAAAAATTCTACCCGGCACAGGACGGTTCCCATCCCAACCCAGCCCTGCCCGGGCCCTTACTACCGAGCCGGGCCGGGCCAAAATCGGGCCAACCCGACCCGTTTGACACCTTTACTAACTGTCATAGTATTAGAATTTGCATGGATATTGGAAATCATTTTTGAGGTCAAACAGTAATTGCTTAGTTATTACCGACAGACATGAGACCGTTGTTCCTAACAAGTCCAAATCCTACTCAAGAACTGATTGTAGAATTCCCACATCGAAAAATATTTGACAACCGCCTTTCACTCCCTATATAAACCTATGCGCTCATCTTTGTTCAGTATCAATTTGCCGTATTTGCAAgctatttgagtctagttttatGGATTCGGAAATATTGACGTGAAGGtaatttcttctcttttttccctTGTGCTTTCATCTTTCTGTACTCTATtgtctctttcttttttctttttagaagtaACTTCATCAAACTACGACGTACTTTAAAAGTTTGAGACGAAGACCTTTAAAAGTTCTTGATGAAGACCTTTAAAATTTATAGCGAAGACCCATAAAAGTTCGTGCAACGATCCTTAAAAGCTCGTGGTCAAGATCTTTAAAACTTCACAGTGAAGACCTTTATGGAGAAGATCCATAAAAGTTCGCTCAAAGATCCTTAAAAGCTCGTGGTCAAGATCTTTAAAAGTTCACAGTGAAAACCTTTAAAAGTTCGCAGTGAAGACCTTTAAAAGCACGCGAATGAAGACCTTTAAAAATTCGTGGGGAAGACCCTTAAAAGCTCGTGGTAGAAATCTTTAAAAGTCGGTAGTGAGGACCCTTTAGAATTCACCACGAGCACCTTTAAAAGATCGAAATATATGCCTTTTAAAAGTTCGGAATAAAAACCTTAAAAATTCGATTGCCTTTAAAAGTTCGAGACGAACACCTTTAAAAGTTCGCAACGAAaacctttttttttaaaacaaaagtcTTACACAAACATTTTTTTTACTGAGGCAAAAATTTTACTTATCCATCCTCTCTTCCAAGATCATAAGTGTTACTCTTCCCTTTTGACTTGAGTACTAACAATTTTTTTTTCATGCAGCTTGAACATGGTTTACTTCAGAGACTCAGCATTCTCTTCCTCCACGTCCAAGTATCTTGTAATTTCAGAGTACAGGGATAGTAAAGCGGAGATCAGATTGTTAGTTGATACACCACTGACCGGCTTATATGCAGCTTCGTGGACACCCTTGCAAAATCCATTTCGTTTGGTAGATTGGACTTTTGAAAACACCATATGTAAATTCAAGACATGGACTCTTCGTTCCCATAATCACAAAGTTAAGAATGTGGCAAGTTCCCTCCCATGCTTAGGACGGAGAATCCTCAAAGGAGAAGTATATTGGAGTGATTTTTTAACTTTTGGTGGCGAATttcataattgtcacgacccaaaatttaactagtcgtgatggcacctaacccaacctgttaggtaagccaattaacaactatccaatttaataccCAGGAAGGTCTAGCCCAGGAGATCCATCCCTCGATAAAAATGTATAGGGCAACTCcttgcccagggaactccatcccaaatgtgaatatatagggcaactccatacccagggaactccatcccaaatgtgaATACATAGggaaactccatgcccagggaactctatcccaaatataatatccactgcGCTCAATGtgggtgtgtagactccggaggggctcctttagcccaagcgctataataagccaggtccagacataaataaataaaaacatggtGCGGCatacagcccaatcccataaatatcactcacaatcaggccctcggcctcactcagtcatcaatctctccagtctctcgggctcacaatgtcataaaactagcccaaaatgatgatatgatatatcaataaataacaacagagactgagatatgatatgcaatgaatgaatatggctgagtatgaaattacaatttaaacatataattcgacagtagaattgacctcagtgggtcccaataatactaacatttgcctaagcataatttctaacatgagtcacggctcagtttctctaacacatgaaaataaTACATAGGAAATACAAATTAATTGACTACacagctctacggaatcaacTGAGTCTCAATTTTTACGGTACATgctcacacacccgtcacctagcatgtgcgtcacctccaaacaaatcacataacacgtataattagggttcataacctcagctccaagtttagaagtgtatttacctcgaacaagccaaatccaataccgagcaagccaagcgatgctccaaaaatgccatcccgcgcgtaccaaccttcgaacggctcaaaactagccaaaagcaactcaaatacatccaataatgccaaagaaaacaaacccaatcgataaaggtcgaatctttagtcAAAAGCCCAAAATTAACCCAAAAGTCCACCCCCGGGCCCGCGCTTCGAGATTTgacaaacttataaaatccgacaacccattcaattacgagtccaaccatacta
Encoded proteins:
- the LOC104092705 gene encoding uncharacterized protein, with translation MMMSIFSSFDALSAEVFGQKVTSFGAPSTENKQQQKGVGPLGSDQKTGGVSPPSTSSTGGLKKDGEASPPSSSCKQQLKRQRFALELDGVHCFETIIPY